ATCCATGAAAAGTATATATTTCCAATACAATTTCGTCAATAAAAAAATGTTTTTCACCACGTTCTTGGCCAGAACCCCAAAAGAAATCCCCTTCCGGAAAAAGGCAAAGTGAGCAACTGCCAGTTTCCCCAAAGGGGATTTGTTTTTCATAATGGGAAAAGTACTATTCTTTGTCCCTGTTTTCTTTGTTTTCCGTAGCCGACTTGGCAGTTTGGTTCAATGTCCCTTCCTTTGGCGTAAGGGAGTAACCATGCATATTGCTTCCGTTATAACCCATGTCGGGCTTTTCCTGTGAGGTACGATCAGTCATTTGCTTCCCCCTTATTTTGTCCAGTGGACGTAGAGTCTTGCTGCACATACGGATTGTCGACGTCATTTGGTTCCTTGTCCAGATTGGTACGGATTGCGAGCATTGGACTCGTGGGAGGTTGAGCGATCAGTCTGTCATCCAGTTGCTTGAAATCAGGCAGGTCGTTTTCGCGATTGTCAACCATGTTCGTCTCCTCCTTTACGGGTTAGTATATCCACCACCTGCCTGTACATTTCCTTAAATGGAAAAGCAACGGGACCCGGACTACACCAGAAAAAAACAGCCCAAGTCCCAGAAAGTTCGGGAGGGGCTGTGCCGATCATCTTTGTGCAGTTAACTCGTTTTCTTGGCCAGGCTCTTCATAAAAGAAGCAAGATTCGTTTGTAGCAATGGTGTGATCGCTGAAAAGGAAGCATTTTCAGTGAGCGTATTCATTTGACGAACAAATTCAGTGGTGTCCTTTGTATTTACATTCTCGAAGCGGTTAGTGATTTTTGTGTTTTTTAAATCGGAGAGAAGCGTAGCTTGTTCGTTCCGGTATTGTGTGATCCAGTCTGGACGATGTTGCAGCTTTTTGACGAATTGAATCAGCATGCTTACTTTCTCTGTTGGATTGGTTGTGGCCGCTTGCATTTTTTTGTAGGCTTCTGGGTCATACCGCTCCATCAGCTTGGATGGATTAACATAGTCGTTCGGCGCCCCTTGTGGTTTCTGCGGAAGCTCTACGTAACTGACACTGCCAGTTGCAGGGTCAACCTTTCGTGTTTTGGCAACGCCTGCGAGCAGATGGAGGGTATCCAAAAATTCAGCAGCATTTTTCTCATCAGCCATGTATTGGTCTGCCAAATATTTGCCTTGGGTTAAACCGACTTCTACCAAAGCAGCTCTTTCTTCATCGGTGTAGGTGGATTGGGAGTTGAAAAAGTTTTGCTCCAGGATGTGGTCAAAGGCTTTGCGAGCCTCGGGTGGCTTATCTGCGAAAATTTTATCCAAACGCTCATTAATCTCAGTGCTAAAGAAAAATTGGACGCTGTGATGTTCGATGGCATCAGCAGGTAGCTCGCGTGCTTTGTGTGAACGAAGGTCTACCGTATCGGGCTTGGGCAATCCCAGACTAGTTCCCGTCACCATTTTAGGTGCAGTTTGGCTAGTTGGGAGCTGGGGGGTTAGGTAGCGGGAATACGATTGGATTTGCATGTTCTACTCTCCTCACATGGATTCATGTTCAGTCGTGAAGGCAGGAGATCATGTTTACCTTTTATCAGATGACTAGTATGAGTTGTGAGAACGGAAGGAAACGGATCTCAATTGCTTCTTTTCTATACTATCGGCTATTGTGGGGCGGTTTTTAATAGGTTGGCAAATATGAAAAAGGACTCCCGTTCAGATAACGGAAGTCCGTATTTTTCTTCGATTATTTCGTGTGCTCATCCATGCTGAAGTCTACTTGTTCAAGAGGGACGACCTTGGTCTTTTGCGTGATTTTATAAGCGAGCCAAATGAATAGGAAGAGTGGCAGGCCAATGTAAGAGACCAGGACGCCATACCAGTCGACCGTTCCCCCGATGAATGCGGAGTAGTTTTGCCCAAAAATAACGATACAGCAAATGATGAAGGCAAAAATCGGTCCAAACGGGAACCACTTTGCCCGATAAGGCAATTCGCTTAAGTCTCGGCCCTGAGCGATAAACGCTTTGCGGAAGCGGTAGTGACTAATGGCAATTCCCAGCCAAGCGATGAAGCCTGACATACCGGACGCATTCAAAAGCCATACATACACTTCGCCATCCCCAAACAGAGAGGACAGAAAAGCAAGGGCGCCGATGAGCGCAGTCAAGATCAAGGCATTGATTGGTACACCGTTACTTGTTACTTTTGCGAACCATTTTGGTGCTTTTCCTTCCTTCGCCAAGTTCCACAGCATGCGTGTAGAGGCGTACATGCCAGAGTTACCAGCAGACAATACAGACGTGAGAATAACCGCGTTCATGACGGATGCTGCAAAAGCAAAACCGGCATTTTCAAATACTATCGTAAACGGACTGATCGCAATATCCGTAAGGTCGCCACTGATCAGATTTGGATTATCGTATGGAACCAGCAACCCGATGATCAAAATAGCGAGGATGTAGAAGAGCAGGATGCGCCAAAAAATTTGACGGATGGCCTTTGGAATATTGCGGGCAGGGTCTTCGCTTTCCCCAGCTGCTACACCAACCAGCTCTGTTCCTTGGAAAGAGAATCCGGCAATCATAAAGACACCGAGCAGGGCCATGAAGCCGCCATTGAATGGCGCGTCGCCTTTGGTGAAGTTTTGGAAGCCAACTGCTTGACCACCCATAATGCCAAAAATCATCAACACACCGACAATAATAAAGATGATAACCGTTACTACTTTAATCAAGGCGAACCAATATTCAGATTCTCCATAGGCTTTCACAGACAGGAGATTCAAGGCAAACAGCAATCCGAGGAACAAAGCGCTCCACACTATCGCTGGGGTATCCGGGAACCAATATTTCATAATGAGTGCAGAAGCTGACAGCTCGACGGCAATGGTAATCGCCCAGTTGTACCAGTAGTTCCAACCGAGAGCAAAGCCGAGAGATGGATCGACGAACCGTGTGGCATACGTCGAAAACGAACCGGAAACAGGCATAAAGGCTGCCATTTCACCCAAGCTGGTCATTAAAAAGTAAACCATGATACTAATAGCGAGATAGGCGACTAAAGCTCCACCTGGTCCGGCGGAATGAATCGAGCCTCCACTCGCGAGAAACAATCCCGTCCCAATCGAGCCGCCGATGGCGATCATCGTCAGGTGTCGGGCTTTCAAACCACGTTGCAATTGATTTTGTGACATAAGCTACTTGCACGACCTTTCTTGATTTTTGAGAAGGAAGGTCGGAAATTAAAAAACCGCCATAGCCAAAAAAATGGCATAGGGCGGTATCATCCAATCCCCACCAAGCCTTCACTGAAGATAGCTCACCACGTTTGCTTGGCATGCAAACGTGACAGTTCTGCCCCTTTCGAGTACAGCCCCAACCCAATCGCACAGAGACGCGATATGAGCTTCGGCGGATTTTCCTTACCTGGAGTCATTGATTTTCTCTGAATCTCGTACAGGATGATATAAAAGCCGCGACCTCTATCCCCACCGTGAAAGATGAGGATAACATGTATGAAATTATGTGATTTAACAACTATAAAGGATTGTTCGGGATTAATCAATGTGAAATTTTGTTATTCAAATGAGCGTCTGGTGGGCCAGGAGCCTTGCAGCTTGCGAACTTGGACGATTTGTCCCGTATGAAACGCATCATGCAAGACAAGACTCATTACGTTTTGGTAAATGGGTGTATAGGTAGCCATCTGGTTTAACTCTTCATCCGTCAGCAAGGAAAGCTGTTCATGAATGTGGCGGTGGACGCTTTCCATTTTCAAGAGGGTAGCTTGCCAAGCGTCTTCGTCAGCGGGACCACCGGATGGGGTGAAGGTATCATCGTTCGTCTCCGCGGAGCCAGGGAATTCGGTGCCCAAAAGACGATGCAAGAGGCGTTCTTTGTAATAAAGAAGGTGGCTGACGTTTTCCCAGATGGTGTTGGCTGCTTCTCCCACAGGGCGCCAGCTAGCCTCCGCTGCTGATATCCCGGAAAGCGCTTCTTTTAGGGGTGGATACCAGTCTTCCTTGTCATACGCACATTCCCATCCGTGCAAAAGCAATTCCTTCCGATTCATACGCTTCCTCCTCGTCTGTGAAACAGATTGATGAAACGCTATAATAGCAATAAGAAATGAAATTGTAACTGGTTAATCTAGTTACGGTGGTTACGAATAAAGATTACCATATCCTGTATGGTCATACAAGAGGGAAAAATGAAGGGTTTCGTCAGGAGAGTGGATGACATGGACTGGCTTTGTATCGATTTTTTAAATAGTGATTGGCGGGATTGGCGCGGTTCTGGTCGTTGGGAAAATCGCCTAGAGAACCAGGAATGGCTGTCATCCTTTTTGCAAACATACAACCTAACCGCTCCGCTGCCGATGAATGAGGCGTATGCCGCGTCTCTTTTGCAATTGCGGGAGCGTTTGAGACGTATGCTGGAAGCCGTTGTCCGTGGAGACCGATTCCAAGAGGAGGACCTTGCGGAATTGAACAAAGTGTTGGCTCTCGCCCCTTTTCATATACAGGTGTTGTATGTGGATGAGGAGGGCGGCTACAGGCAAAAGCAATCCAGTCAAGCAGAGGGATGGCCCCTCGTCATGGCACAAATTGCGGCTTCTTTCGCGGAGCTGCTTGCCCCGCAGCATCTGGAGCGAATCAAAATATGTGACAACGAGGATTGCCGCTGGGTGTTTTATGATGAAAGCCGCAACCGGGTGCGCCGCTGGTGCGATGACAAAATGTGCGGAAACCTGATGAAGGTGCGCCGTTTTCGTGAGCGGAAAAAGGAGAAAGGGTGATGCGCATAGGCTCACCCTTTTTATCTGTTCGTTATGAAGCTGGGGTCAATTGGATCAGCTGAGGGTAGATGGTCGAGCCCGCTGCTACGATGCCTGTGCTTTTCCAGCAAAAATCATTCCCCTGTGTATCCGTAATTTTGCCTCCGGCTTCCTGGACCAGAAGGGCACCAGCCAGCCAATCATACACCCCTTCACCGTATTCCCAGTAACCGTCGAGTCGTCCGCACGCCACATAGGCCAGATGGAGTGATACCGCGCCTTGCATGCGGATGGCAAAAGCTTCTGGCATCACTCGCGTCAAGGAATTCGCTGTATACTTTCCGACCAAGAGGTTCATCGGCTCAGAGGAAGCAAAGAGCGTCCCTAGAATGCACTCACTCAGAAGCGATTTGGATGAGGTACTAATTTTTTGTCCGTTTAAAAAAGCTCCACGCCCGTCAATTGCTGTAAATAGTTCATCACGGCATGGATCATAGACAAAAGAAACAACCGTGCGTCCTCCGTCAATCAGGCAGAGGGAAGTAGCCCACATCGGCATTTTTTGTAGAAAGTGAACGGCTCCATCGATTGCATCTATCACCCAATAAGGACTTGTGAATTCAGGCTTTTCCTGTGCACCCAGATCGAATTCGGCGTCAGAGAATTGATAGGTGGGGAACCGCTCGGATAATGAGCGCTTTAATCGAGCTTCAACCACGGGATTCACCTCTTCAAAGCGTTTAGCCATTGCTTCCTTGCTGTGGCAGGGCGCGCCTTTTTCAAATTCCACTAGCAGCTCCATTCCAGCACTTCTTACCAGTTCCTCGCAAAATTGCACATCTTGTAGATTCATAACAATTCCCATCCCTTCTCTTTTTTGGTGAAAATTAGGTAGTATGTTTGAATACTACTATATAAAAATCAGCTCGTCAACACCACGGAAATATCGAGATTCACAATTTATGCACATGTGCAGCGTGTTTGAGACATAATAAGTAGCATCATACATAGGGGCGGAAACGAGGTGGGCAGGATGAGTCAAGCGCGTAAAAAATGGTTCCAGGCACTCGTATTGGTGACACTTGCAGCGATTTGTCTGGCTATATGGTATTTGCAGCCATATCAGCCCGATCAGGCAGCACTAACGGCCATGCAAGGCGGTGAAGGGATAACAGTCATGGATACGAATGACTGGATTATCTTCCAAGGCGGGGAGTCACGCGAACCGGGACTCATCTTATATCCGGGAGCACTCGTCAAACCGGAGAGCTATGCACCGATTGCCCGTTCCTTGGCAGGCTCCGGCTACCATGTTTTTCTCGCACGAATGCCGCTGAATTTGGCTGTAAGTGATATGACGAGAGCGACACAAGTATTAAAGGCGTATCCGAATAAAACGTTTGTCATCGGAGGACATTCACTCGGTGGTACTATGGCAGCTCAATTCGCAGCAAACCACCCGGACAGAATCAACGGCGTGTTTTTACTGGGAGCGTATCCAAACAGTCAGGGGAACCTAAAGAAGGTGAATTTGCCTGTGCTGTCTTTGCTCGGGTCTCGCGACGGTGTGATTAATATGGAAAGGTTTGAGGAGAGCAAGCAATATTTGCCGGAGCGTACGGTGTACATGACGATAGAAGGGGGAAACCACTCCCAGTTCGGAAGCTATGGATCGCAGGAGGGTGACAAGCCCGCTGCCATTACTCCGCAAGAGCAGTGGCAGCAAACGGTGGCAGCAATCAAGGATTGGCTGCTTAATGATGTCACGATGATGAACGTGGAATAATCCCGGATACAACACCTGTAATGCGAATATTTTCCGAGGGGAGTAGCATGGGCGTGTCTTGCTCGCGTGTGGTTGTAAACAGACATTCCAATGGATTGACGTCTGCTGCGATGCGCACAAGGAACTGTCCCTCCTGTCGGATCAACACAGGTCTGTCTTTTACAGGCTCCATCGAAAAGTCTGAGATCAAGAGGGCGTCTCCAGGAAAAATACCGAGACCACTAAGGCCGTCATCCCGCATGATGAGAGCAAAGCGGGCCACATGATAGCTGGCTACCTGCAAAGAGGGTAACAGCGACAGCTCCTCGTCTTGTTCCAAGGCGAGATCAAAAAAATGAGTCGTGTATGCATCACCAGCAATAAAGACTCGTTTCATCAGGTATCGCCTCCTGCATAAAAATAATGTCGTCATTTACCCATAGACAGGAAAACCTTTGGCATACATACGGCTCAGTATGCGCTCAAAACGGGCACGGGCAAGAGGCATCGGCACCTGAAAGCGCTGAGCCAACACAGCCGGTGCGTTGTATCGCGAGCAATCGACCAAAAGGGGGCTCATCATGTAAATGGGAAGCAGCAAATGCTCGGCAAAATGATTTGCCTGCGATTCTTGCCAGTCAATCATCCATTCGCTGCTCTGGGGCTGAATGCCTTCGTGAAGAAGCAAATGTCCCAGTTCATGCGCGATTTTTACCCGCTGGGTTGCCAGATCGAGTCGCTCGTCCACCGCAATGACATAACGTCCCGGCGAAAAGGGGTGCGCGTGTGTACGACTCCTGCCGCAAATGCGATGGATCTCGATGCCATACGTCTCGCATAGCAGATGCAGATCGATTTGTTCGGGCGAATCGATGCCGTGATGTTGAAGCAACAAGTACACGCGACTCTCGAGCCATGTTTGCGGTTCGCAGATTTCTTGCAAAAGGGAG
The window above is part of the Brevibacillus brevis NBRC 100599 genome. Proteins encoded here:
- a CDS encoding amino acid permease, whose product is MSQNQLQRGLKARHLTMIAIGGSIGTGLFLASGGSIHSAGPGGALVAYLAISIMVYFLMTSLGEMAAFMPVSGSFSTYATRFVDPSLGFALGWNYWYNWAITIAVELSASALIMKYWFPDTPAIVWSALFLGLLFALNLLSVKAYGESEYWFALIKVVTVIIFIIVGVLMIFGIMGGQAVGFQNFTKGDAPFNGGFMALLGVFMIAGFSFQGTELVGVAAGESEDPARNIPKAIRQIFWRILLFYILAILIIGLLVPYDNPNLISGDLTDIAISPFTIVFENAGFAFAASVMNAVILTSVLSAGNSGMYASTRMLWNLAKEGKAPKWFAKVTSNGVPINALILTALIGALAFLSSLFGDGEVYVWLLNASGMSGFIAWLGIAISHYRFRKAFIAQGRDLSELPYRAKWFPFGPIFAFIICCIVIFGQNYSAFIGGTVDWYGVLVSYIGLPLFLFIWLAYKITQKTKVVPLEQVDFSMDEHTK
- a CDS encoding DinB family protein, whose amino-acid sequence is MNRKELLLHGWECAYDKEDWYPPLKEALSGISAAEASWRPVGEAANTIWENVSHLLYYKERLLHRLLGTEFPGSAETNDDTFTPSGGPADEDAWQATLLKMESVHRHIHEQLSLLTDEELNQMATYTPIYQNVMSLVLHDAFHTGQIVQVRKLQGSWPTRRSFE
- a CDS encoding CGNR zinc finger domain-containing protein, which gives rise to MDWLCIDFLNSDWRDWRGSGRWENRLENQEWLSSFLQTYNLTAPLPMNEAYAASLLQLRERLRRMLEAVVRGDRFQEEDLAELNKVLALAPFHIQVLYVDEEGGYRQKQSSQAEGWPLVMAQIAASFAELLAPQHLERIKICDNEDCRWVFYDESRNRVRRWCDDKMCGNLMKVRRFRERKKEKG
- a CDS encoding inositol monophosphatase family protein, whose amino-acid sequence is MNLQDVQFCEELVRSAGMELLVEFEKGAPCHSKEAMAKRFEEVNPVVEARLKRSLSERFPTYQFSDAEFDLGAQEKPEFTSPYWVIDAIDGAVHFLQKMPMWATSLCLIDGGRTVVSFVYDPCRDELFTAIDGRGAFLNGQKISTSSKSLLSECILGTLFASSEPMNLLVGKYTANSLTRVMPEAFAIRMQGAVSLHLAYVACGRLDGYWEYGEGVYDWLAGALLVQEAGGKITDTQGNDFCWKSTGIVAAGSTIYPQLIQLTPAS
- a CDS encoding alpha/beta fold hydrolase, which encodes MSQARKKWFQALVLVTLAAICLAIWYLQPYQPDQAALTAMQGGEGITVMDTNDWIIFQGGESREPGLILYPGALVKPESYAPIARSLAGSGYHVFLARMPLNLAVSDMTRATQVLKAYPNKTFVIGGHSLGGTMAAQFAANHPDRINGVFLLGAYPNSQGNLKKVNLPVLSLLGSRDGVINMERFEESKQYLPERTVYMTIEGGNHSQFGSYGSQEGDKPAAITPQEQWQQTVAAIKDWLLNDVTMMNVE
- a CDS encoding ImmA/IrrE family metallo-endopeptidase, which produces MLHSLLQEICEPQTWLESRVYLLLQHHGIDSPEQIDLHLLCETYGIEIHRICGRSRTHAHPFSPGRYVIAVDERLDLATQRVKIAHELGHLLLHEGIQPQSSEWMIDWQESQANHFAEHLLLPIYMMSPLLVDCSRYNAPAVLAQRFQVPMPLARARFERILSRMYAKGFPVYG